The following proteins are co-located in the Heteronotia binoei isolate CCM8104 ecotype False Entrance Well chromosome 21, APGP_CSIRO_Hbin_v1, whole genome shotgun sequence genome:
- the LOC132590108 gene encoding V-type proton ATPase subunit D has translation MSGKDRIEIFPSRMAQTIMKARLKGAQTGRNLLKKKSDALTLRFRQILKKIIETKMLMGEVMREAAFSLAEAKFTAGDFSTTVIQNVNKAQVKIRAKKDNVAGVTLPVFEHYQEGGDSYELTGLARGGEQLAKLKRNYAKAVELLVELASLQTSFVTLDEAIKITNRRVNAIEHVIIPRIERTLSYIITELDEREREEFYRLKKIQEKKKIIKEKNEKEQELRRAAGEHEPANLLAEDKDEDLLFE, from the exons GGCTCAGACCATCATGAAGGCCCGTTTGAAAGGAGCCCAGACAGGCAGAAACCTCTTGAAGAAAAAGTCTGATGCTCTTACTTTGCGATTCCGGCAGATACTAAAGAAAATTATTGAG ACAAAGATGTTGATGGGTGAGGTGATGAGAGAAGCAGCTTTCTCATTGGCTGAGGCAAAATTCACAGCTGGAGATTTCAG TACTACAGTGATTCAGAATGTGAACAAAGCTCAAGTCAagatcagagccaagaaagacaATGTAGCAG GTGTGACCCTGCCAGTTTTTGAGCATTATCAAGAAGGAGGAGATA GTTATGAGCTGACTGGTTTAGCCAGAGGTGGGGAACAACTGGCAAAACTGAAAAGAAACTACGCCAAAGCTGTAGAGCTCCTTGTAGAACTGGCCTCGCTGCAG ACTTCATTTGTTACATTGGATGAAGCCATCAAGATAACAAACAGGCGTGTGAATGCTATTGAACATG TGATCATTCCCAGGATTGAACGTACACTTTCTTATATAATCACTGAGCTGGATGAGAGGGAGCGGGAAGAATTCTACAG GTTAAAAAAGatccaggaaaagaaaaaaataataaaagagaaGAATGAAAAAGAACAAGAGTTACgaagggctgctggagagcaTGAACCTGCCAATTTGCTTGCAGAAGACAAGGATGAAGATCTTCTATTTGAATAG